The following proteins are co-located in the Procambarus clarkii isolate CNS0578487 chromosome 16, FALCON_Pclarkii_2.0, whole genome shotgun sequence genome:
- the LOC138365187 gene encoding signal peptide peptidase-like 2B isoform X4 — translation MTRRLLLASVASLLSTLVTHCLAQGKIDYPVSGILKSRSNATSDHSEKYCIIFYRTISHLAGNEDSALYLPVSDALEWDVCDETELPPTSIENRYIFVSSENNCSALERASRVQSLGGAGTLIVKEKLQAPKQNDTNYNFTLAFIQNSSYVKIMEGGEKVTVGLYSPEDSPLPLSLVVIWFLAVFSVSVGAFWSGKIRHKLYMSEQCGHDGEDNQEAYHEPVLPHEETSMNLSAKSILGFVVLMCTMLLSLYFFYHILVFVIIGMFCIASGAAVFCCLQPLVSRIPCGTCRTPYFNIYVVRGTLEVRQILLLMFAYGLTIVWVIMRKEPWAWILQDILGIAFSINVLRLVRLPSLKICTILLCGLVIYDIFFVFITPYITSDGKSIMVEVAKGGASQEQLPMVLKVPNFAYVEISNICQIMDNYNLLGFGDILIPGLLVSFVHSFDLQVGTPCRLYYLVNVIGYGTGLVVTFIALWLLNGAQPALLYLVPFTLIPTYFVAAIRGEVVAMWHGDSDKVEIQVIEGKFSPKVV, via the exons atgaCGAGGAGGCTGCTGCTGGCTTCTGTTGCCTCGCTTTTATCAACACTTGTAACCCACTGTCTGGCTCAG GGTAAGATTGACTATCCTGTTTCTGGGATCCTTAAGAGCCGCTCAAATGCTACCAGTGATCACTCTGAGAAATACTGCATAATCTTCTACAGGACTATTAGCCATCTAGCTGGAAATGAAGACTCTGCT CTATACTTACCTGTATCTGATGCCCTGGAGTGGGATGTGTGTGATGAGACAGAACTCCCACCAACAAGCATTGAAAATAGATACATCTTTGTCTCTTCAGAAAATAATTGTTCAGCTTTGGAGAGAGCCAGCCGAGTTCAG AGCTTGGGAGGTGCTGGTACCTTAATTGTGAAGGAAAAACTACAAGCTCCAAAACAAAATGACACAAACTACAACTTCACTCTTGCCTTCATTCAGAACTCAAGTTATGTCAAAATCATG GAAGGTGGAGAAAAAGTGACTGTTGGCCTGTATTCCCCAGAGGATTCCCCACTGCCCTTGAGTCTTGTCGTTATTTGGTTCTTGGCTGTCTTCTCTGTTAGTGTTGGTGCTTTCTGGTCTGGGAAAATACGCCACAAGTT ATATATGAGTGAGCAGTGTGGCCATGATGGTGAAGATAATCAAGAGGCTTACCATGAGCCTGTCCTACCGCACGAAGAGACTTCCATGAACCTATCAGCTAAGAGCATCCTTGGGTTTGTGGTGCTGATGTGTACCATGCTGctcagtctctacttcttttaccaTATTCTGG TGTTTGTGATCATTGGCATGTTCTGCATTgcatcaggcgcagctgtgttttGTTGTTTGCAGCCTCTCGTCTCGCGAATTCCTTGTGGAACTTGCAG gACACCATACTTCAACATCTATGTTGTCCGTGGAACGTTAGAGGTGCGACAGATCTTATTATTGATGTTTGCTTATGGGCTGACCATTGTGTGGGTGATCATGAGAAAAGAGCCATGGGCTTGGATACTTCAAGATATATTAGGAATTGCATTCAG CATCAATGTACTTAGATTGGTTCGGCTACCAAGCCTCAAGATCTGCACCATCTTACTGTGTGGTCTTGTCATATATGATATCTTCTTCGTCTTCATCACCCCATACATTACGTCG GATGGGAAGAGCATCATGGTAGAAGTTGCCAAGGGTGGAGCAAGTCAAGAACAGCTTCCCATGGTCCTCAAGGTTCCAAACTTTGCATACGTAGAGATTTCCAACATCTGTCAGATTATGGATAACTACAACCTCCTTGGCTTTGGTGACATCCTCATCCCAGGTCTTCTGGTGTCATTTGTCCACTCATTTGATCTCCAAGTTGGAACTCCCTGTCGTCTCTATTATCTTGTGAATGTAATAG GTTATGGAACAGGATTGGTGGTGACATTCATTGCGTTATGGTTGTTGAATGGGGCCCAGCCAGCTCTGCTGTATTTGGTACCATTTACACTCATTCCCACATACTTTGTTGCTGCCATTAGAGGCGAGGTTGTGGCCATGTGGCATGGAGACTCTGATAAG GTTGAGATCCAGGTTATTGAGGGGAAGTTCTCACCCAAGGTAG
- the LOC138365187 gene encoding signal peptide peptidase-like 2B isoform X1, with product MTRRLLLASVASLLSTLVTHCLAQGKIDYPVSGILKSRSNATSDHSEKYCIIFYRTISHLAGNEDSALYLPVSDALEWDVCDETELPPTSIENRYIFVSSENNCSALERASRVQSLGGAGTLIVKEKLQAPKQNDTNYNFTLAFIQNSSYVKIMEGGEKVTVGLYSPEDSPLPLSLVVIWFLAVFSVSVGAFWSGKIRHKLYMSEQCGHDGEDNQEAYHEPVLPHEETSMNLSAKSILGFVVLMCTMLLSLYFFYHILVFVIIGMFCIASGAAVFCCLQPLVSRIPCGTCRTPYFNIYVVRGTLEVRQILLLMFAYGLTIVWVIMRKEPWAWILQDILGIAFSINVLRLVRLPSLKICTILLCGLVIYDIFFVFITPYITSDGKSIMVEVAKGGASQEQLPMVLKVPNFAYVEISNICQIMDNYNLLGFGDILIPGLLVSFVHSFDLQVGTPCRLYYLVNVIGYGTGLVVTFIALWLLNGAQPALLYLVPFTLIPTYFVAAIRGEVVAMWHGDSDKVEIQVIEGKFSPKFESEREGDMDSAEENVPNGAAQVVT from the exons atgaCGAGGAGGCTGCTGCTGGCTTCTGTTGCCTCGCTTTTATCAACACTTGTAACCCACTGTCTGGCTCAG GGTAAGATTGACTATCCTGTTTCTGGGATCCTTAAGAGCCGCTCAAATGCTACCAGTGATCACTCTGAGAAATACTGCATAATCTTCTACAGGACTATTAGCCATCTAGCTGGAAATGAAGACTCTGCT CTATACTTACCTGTATCTGATGCCCTGGAGTGGGATGTGTGTGATGAGACAGAACTCCCACCAACAAGCATTGAAAATAGATACATCTTTGTCTCTTCAGAAAATAATTGTTCAGCTTTGGAGAGAGCCAGCCGAGTTCAG AGCTTGGGAGGTGCTGGTACCTTAATTGTGAAGGAAAAACTACAAGCTCCAAAACAAAATGACACAAACTACAACTTCACTCTTGCCTTCATTCAGAACTCAAGTTATGTCAAAATCATG GAAGGTGGAGAAAAAGTGACTGTTGGCCTGTATTCCCCAGAGGATTCCCCACTGCCCTTGAGTCTTGTCGTTATTTGGTTCTTGGCTGTCTTCTCTGTTAGTGTTGGTGCTTTCTGGTCTGGGAAAATACGCCACAAGTT ATATATGAGTGAGCAGTGTGGCCATGATGGTGAAGATAATCAAGAGGCTTACCATGAGCCTGTCCTACCGCACGAAGAGACTTCCATGAACCTATCAGCTAAGAGCATCCTTGGGTTTGTGGTGCTGATGTGTACCATGCTGctcagtctctacttcttttaccaTATTCTGG TGTTTGTGATCATTGGCATGTTCTGCATTgcatcaggcgcagctgtgttttGTTGTTTGCAGCCTCTCGTCTCGCGAATTCCTTGTGGAACTTGCAG gACACCATACTTCAACATCTATGTTGTCCGTGGAACGTTAGAGGTGCGACAGATCTTATTATTGATGTTTGCTTATGGGCTGACCATTGTGTGGGTGATCATGAGAAAAGAGCCATGGGCTTGGATACTTCAAGATATATTAGGAATTGCATTCAG CATCAATGTACTTAGATTGGTTCGGCTACCAAGCCTCAAGATCTGCACCATCTTACTGTGTGGTCTTGTCATATATGATATCTTCTTCGTCTTCATCACCCCATACATTACGTCG GATGGGAAGAGCATCATGGTAGAAGTTGCCAAGGGTGGAGCAAGTCAAGAACAGCTTCCCATGGTCCTCAAGGTTCCAAACTTTGCATACGTAGAGATTTCCAACATCTGTCAGATTATGGATAACTACAACCTCCTTGGCTTTGGTGACATCCTCATCCCAGGTCTTCTGGTGTCATTTGTCCACTCATTTGATCTCCAAGTTGGAACTCCCTGTCGTCTCTATTATCTTGTGAATGTAATAG GTTATGGAACAGGATTGGTGGTGACATTCATTGCGTTATGGTTGTTGAATGGGGCCCAGCCAGCTCTGCTGTATTTGGTACCATTTACACTCATTCCCACATACTTTGTTGCTGCCATTAGAGGCGAGGTTGTGGCCATGTGGCATGGAGACTCTGATAAG GTTGAGATCCAGGTTATTGAGGGGAAGTTCTCACCCAAG
- the LOC138365187 gene encoding signal peptide peptidase-like 2B isoform X3: MTRRLLLASVASLLSTLVTHCLAQGKIDYPVSGILKSRSNATSDHSEKYCIIFYRTISHLAGNEDSALYLPVSDALEWDVCDETELPPTSIENRYIFVSSENNCSALERASRVQSLGGAGTLIVKEKLQAPKQNDTNYNFTLAFIQNSSYVKIMEGGEKVTVGLYSPEDSPLPLSLVVIWFLAVFSVSVGAFWSGKIRHKLYMSEQCGHDGEDNQEAYHEPVLPHEETSMNLSAKSILGFVVLMCTMLLSLYFFYHILVFVIIGMFCIASGAAVFCCLQPLVSRIPCGTCRTPYFNIYVVRGTLEVRQILLLMFAYGLTIVWVIMRKEPWAWILQDILGIAFSINVLRLVRLPSLKICTILLCGLVIYDIFFVFITPYITSDGKSIMVEVAKGGASQEQLPMVLKVPNFAYVEISNICQIMDNYNLLGFGDILIPGLLVSFVHSFDLQVGTPCRLYYLVNVIGYGTGLVVTFIALWLLNGAQPALLYLVPFTLIPTYFVAAIRGEVVAMWHGDSDKVEIQVIEGKFSPKYPIMRKLC; the protein is encoded by the exons atgaCGAGGAGGCTGCTGCTGGCTTCTGTTGCCTCGCTTTTATCAACACTTGTAACCCACTGTCTGGCTCAG GGTAAGATTGACTATCCTGTTTCTGGGATCCTTAAGAGCCGCTCAAATGCTACCAGTGATCACTCTGAGAAATACTGCATAATCTTCTACAGGACTATTAGCCATCTAGCTGGAAATGAAGACTCTGCT CTATACTTACCTGTATCTGATGCCCTGGAGTGGGATGTGTGTGATGAGACAGAACTCCCACCAACAAGCATTGAAAATAGATACATCTTTGTCTCTTCAGAAAATAATTGTTCAGCTTTGGAGAGAGCCAGCCGAGTTCAG AGCTTGGGAGGTGCTGGTACCTTAATTGTGAAGGAAAAACTACAAGCTCCAAAACAAAATGACACAAACTACAACTTCACTCTTGCCTTCATTCAGAACTCAAGTTATGTCAAAATCATG GAAGGTGGAGAAAAAGTGACTGTTGGCCTGTATTCCCCAGAGGATTCCCCACTGCCCTTGAGTCTTGTCGTTATTTGGTTCTTGGCTGTCTTCTCTGTTAGTGTTGGTGCTTTCTGGTCTGGGAAAATACGCCACAAGTT ATATATGAGTGAGCAGTGTGGCCATGATGGTGAAGATAATCAAGAGGCTTACCATGAGCCTGTCCTACCGCACGAAGAGACTTCCATGAACCTATCAGCTAAGAGCATCCTTGGGTTTGTGGTGCTGATGTGTACCATGCTGctcagtctctacttcttttaccaTATTCTGG TGTTTGTGATCATTGGCATGTTCTGCATTgcatcaggcgcagctgtgttttGTTGTTTGCAGCCTCTCGTCTCGCGAATTCCTTGTGGAACTTGCAG gACACCATACTTCAACATCTATGTTGTCCGTGGAACGTTAGAGGTGCGACAGATCTTATTATTGATGTTTGCTTATGGGCTGACCATTGTGTGGGTGATCATGAGAAAAGAGCCATGGGCTTGGATACTTCAAGATATATTAGGAATTGCATTCAG CATCAATGTACTTAGATTGGTTCGGCTACCAAGCCTCAAGATCTGCACCATCTTACTGTGTGGTCTTGTCATATATGATATCTTCTTCGTCTTCATCACCCCATACATTACGTCG GATGGGAAGAGCATCATGGTAGAAGTTGCCAAGGGTGGAGCAAGTCAAGAACAGCTTCCCATGGTCCTCAAGGTTCCAAACTTTGCATACGTAGAGATTTCCAACATCTGTCAGATTATGGATAACTACAACCTCCTTGGCTTTGGTGACATCCTCATCCCAGGTCTTCTGGTGTCATTTGTCCACTCATTTGATCTCCAAGTTGGAACTCCCTGTCGTCTCTATTATCTTGTGAATGTAATAG GTTATGGAACAGGATTGGTGGTGACATTCATTGCGTTATGGTTGTTGAATGGGGCCCAGCCAGCTCTGCTGTATTTGGTACCATTTACACTCATTCCCACATACTTTGTTGCTGCCATTAGAGGCGAGGTTGTGGCCATGTGGCATGGAGACTCTGATAAG GTTGAGATCCAGGTTATTGAGGGGAAGTTCTCACCCAAG
- the LOC138365187 gene encoding signal peptide peptidase-like 2B isoform X5 → MTRRLLLASVASLLSTLVTHCLAQGKIDYPVSGILKSRSNATSDHSEKYCIIFYRTISHLAGNEDSALYLPVSDALEWDVCDETELPPTSIENRYIFVSSENNCSALERASRVQSLGGAGTLIVKEKLQAPKQNDTNYNFTLAFIQNSSYVKIMEGGEKVTVGLYSPEDSPLPLSLVVIWFLAVFSVSVGAFWSGKIRHKLYMSEQCGHDGEDNQEAYHEPVLPHEETSMNLSAKSILGFVVLMCTMLLSLYFFYHILVFVIIGMFCIASGAAVFCCLQPLVSRIPCGTCRTPYFNIYVVRGTLEVRQILLLMFAYGLTIVWVIMRKEPWAWILQDILGIAFSINVLRLVRLPSLKICTILLCGLVIYDIFFVFITPYITSDGKSIMVEVAKGGASQEQLPMVLKVPNFAYVEISNICQIMDNYNLLGFGDILIPGLLVSFVHSFDLQVGTPCRLYYLVNVIGYGTGLVVTFIALWLLNGAQPALLYLVPFTLIPTYFVAAIRGEVVAMWHGDSDKYPIMRKLC, encoded by the exons atgaCGAGGAGGCTGCTGCTGGCTTCTGTTGCCTCGCTTTTATCAACACTTGTAACCCACTGTCTGGCTCAG GGTAAGATTGACTATCCTGTTTCTGGGATCCTTAAGAGCCGCTCAAATGCTACCAGTGATCACTCTGAGAAATACTGCATAATCTTCTACAGGACTATTAGCCATCTAGCTGGAAATGAAGACTCTGCT CTATACTTACCTGTATCTGATGCCCTGGAGTGGGATGTGTGTGATGAGACAGAACTCCCACCAACAAGCATTGAAAATAGATACATCTTTGTCTCTTCAGAAAATAATTGTTCAGCTTTGGAGAGAGCCAGCCGAGTTCAG AGCTTGGGAGGTGCTGGTACCTTAATTGTGAAGGAAAAACTACAAGCTCCAAAACAAAATGACACAAACTACAACTTCACTCTTGCCTTCATTCAGAACTCAAGTTATGTCAAAATCATG GAAGGTGGAGAAAAAGTGACTGTTGGCCTGTATTCCCCAGAGGATTCCCCACTGCCCTTGAGTCTTGTCGTTATTTGGTTCTTGGCTGTCTTCTCTGTTAGTGTTGGTGCTTTCTGGTCTGGGAAAATACGCCACAAGTT ATATATGAGTGAGCAGTGTGGCCATGATGGTGAAGATAATCAAGAGGCTTACCATGAGCCTGTCCTACCGCACGAAGAGACTTCCATGAACCTATCAGCTAAGAGCATCCTTGGGTTTGTGGTGCTGATGTGTACCATGCTGctcagtctctacttcttttaccaTATTCTGG TGTTTGTGATCATTGGCATGTTCTGCATTgcatcaggcgcagctgtgttttGTTGTTTGCAGCCTCTCGTCTCGCGAATTCCTTGTGGAACTTGCAG gACACCATACTTCAACATCTATGTTGTCCGTGGAACGTTAGAGGTGCGACAGATCTTATTATTGATGTTTGCTTATGGGCTGACCATTGTGTGGGTGATCATGAGAAAAGAGCCATGGGCTTGGATACTTCAAGATATATTAGGAATTGCATTCAG CATCAATGTACTTAGATTGGTTCGGCTACCAAGCCTCAAGATCTGCACCATCTTACTGTGTGGTCTTGTCATATATGATATCTTCTTCGTCTTCATCACCCCATACATTACGTCG GATGGGAAGAGCATCATGGTAGAAGTTGCCAAGGGTGGAGCAAGTCAAGAACAGCTTCCCATGGTCCTCAAGGTTCCAAACTTTGCATACGTAGAGATTTCCAACATCTGTCAGATTATGGATAACTACAACCTCCTTGGCTTTGGTGACATCCTCATCCCAGGTCTTCTGGTGTCATTTGTCCACTCATTTGATCTCCAAGTTGGAACTCCCTGTCGTCTCTATTATCTTGTGAATGTAATAG GTTATGGAACAGGATTGGTGGTGACATTCATTGCGTTATGGTTGTTGAATGGGGCCCAGCCAGCTCTGCTGTATTTGGTACCATTTACACTCATTCCCACATACTTTGTTGCTGCCATTAGAGGCGAGGTTGTGGCCATGTGGCATGGAGACTCTGATAAG
- the LOC138365187 gene encoding signal peptide peptidase-like 2B isoform X2: MTRRLLLASVASLLSTLVTHCLAQGKIDYPVSGILKSRSNATSDHSEKYCIIFYRTISHLAGNEDSALYLPVSDALEWDVCDETELPPTSIENRYIFVSSENNCSALERASRVQSLGGAGTLIVKEKLQAPKQNDTNYNFTLAFIQNSSYVKIMEGGEKVTVGLYSPEDSPLPLSLVVIWFLAVFSVSVGAFWSGKIRHKLYMSEQCGHDGEDNQEAYHEPVLPHEETSMNLSAKSILGFVVLMCTMLLSLYFFYHILVFVIIGMFCIASGAAVFCCLQPLVSRIPCGTCRTPYFNIYVVRGTLEVRQILLLMFAYGLTIVWVIMRKEPWAWILQDILGIAFSINVLRLVRLPSLKICTILLCGLVIYDIFFVFITPYITSDGKSIMVEVAKGGASQEQLPMVLKVPNFAYVEISNICQIMDNYNLLGFGDILIPGLLVSFVHSFDLQVGTPCRLYYLVNVIGYGTGLVVTFIALWLLNGAQPALLYLVPFTLIPTYFVAAIRGEVVAMWHGDSDKFESEREGDMDSAEENVPNGAAQVVT, from the exons atgaCGAGGAGGCTGCTGCTGGCTTCTGTTGCCTCGCTTTTATCAACACTTGTAACCCACTGTCTGGCTCAG GGTAAGATTGACTATCCTGTTTCTGGGATCCTTAAGAGCCGCTCAAATGCTACCAGTGATCACTCTGAGAAATACTGCATAATCTTCTACAGGACTATTAGCCATCTAGCTGGAAATGAAGACTCTGCT CTATACTTACCTGTATCTGATGCCCTGGAGTGGGATGTGTGTGATGAGACAGAACTCCCACCAACAAGCATTGAAAATAGATACATCTTTGTCTCTTCAGAAAATAATTGTTCAGCTTTGGAGAGAGCCAGCCGAGTTCAG AGCTTGGGAGGTGCTGGTACCTTAATTGTGAAGGAAAAACTACAAGCTCCAAAACAAAATGACACAAACTACAACTTCACTCTTGCCTTCATTCAGAACTCAAGTTATGTCAAAATCATG GAAGGTGGAGAAAAAGTGACTGTTGGCCTGTATTCCCCAGAGGATTCCCCACTGCCCTTGAGTCTTGTCGTTATTTGGTTCTTGGCTGTCTTCTCTGTTAGTGTTGGTGCTTTCTGGTCTGGGAAAATACGCCACAAGTT ATATATGAGTGAGCAGTGTGGCCATGATGGTGAAGATAATCAAGAGGCTTACCATGAGCCTGTCCTACCGCACGAAGAGACTTCCATGAACCTATCAGCTAAGAGCATCCTTGGGTTTGTGGTGCTGATGTGTACCATGCTGctcagtctctacttcttttaccaTATTCTGG TGTTTGTGATCATTGGCATGTTCTGCATTgcatcaggcgcagctgtgttttGTTGTTTGCAGCCTCTCGTCTCGCGAATTCCTTGTGGAACTTGCAG gACACCATACTTCAACATCTATGTTGTCCGTGGAACGTTAGAGGTGCGACAGATCTTATTATTGATGTTTGCTTATGGGCTGACCATTGTGTGGGTGATCATGAGAAAAGAGCCATGGGCTTGGATACTTCAAGATATATTAGGAATTGCATTCAG CATCAATGTACTTAGATTGGTTCGGCTACCAAGCCTCAAGATCTGCACCATCTTACTGTGTGGTCTTGTCATATATGATATCTTCTTCGTCTTCATCACCCCATACATTACGTCG GATGGGAAGAGCATCATGGTAGAAGTTGCCAAGGGTGGAGCAAGTCAAGAACAGCTTCCCATGGTCCTCAAGGTTCCAAACTTTGCATACGTAGAGATTTCCAACATCTGTCAGATTATGGATAACTACAACCTCCTTGGCTTTGGTGACATCCTCATCCCAGGTCTTCTGGTGTCATTTGTCCACTCATTTGATCTCCAAGTTGGAACTCCCTGTCGTCTCTATTATCTTGTGAATGTAATAG GTTATGGAACAGGATTGGTGGTGACATTCATTGCGTTATGGTTGTTGAATGGGGCCCAGCCAGCTCTGCTGTATTTGGTACCATTTACACTCATTCCCACATACTTTGTTGCTGCCATTAGAGGCGAGGTTGTGGCCATGTGGCATGGAGACTCTGATAAG